The following DNA comes from Lynx canadensis isolate LIC74 chromosome B1, mLynCan4.pri.v2, whole genome shotgun sequence.
tattttctttcagtagcAGAATACAGCcttcaagtatttttcttctgtaatgttTTACAATGTAATTCATAATAACCTCGACTTTGGAATAACCCTTCTTCAGTCAATGGATTCCTCTCTCTTGGGCACGTGGCTTTACTTAGTTTTACAGCATCTTTTTCATCACCTGTGCAGGAACAATGACACGTGCAAGTCACGTTGCCAGTTAACTTGCCAGAGACACCTggcatcataaaaaaaaaaaaaaaaaaaaaaaaaaggaggtaacTCAGTCTAGAAGATGTGTCTATTTTGGCTAGTCCTTCTGTGTTCCCTTTCACCTGAGAGCAGGGGTGGGATGCACTGGTTAGATATGGACAACGTGGCAGGAAGAGCAGTCATCTGGTGACAGGAGGTCAAACCCAGGCCCCCCTGCTGTTCACAGTATGATTATAAGGCGAGTTATCTCATGTCTTGGCTCATCAGTTCTCCATTTGCTCTGACTCCCACATGCTTGTTATGGGGGAATGAAATAACTCCTTTGAAAACATCTGGGAAAGTttcatggggggcgggggcattATGCAATTGTGAAAGGTAATAATGTACAAGTCCATCAGACACACTCTCTCCCTGCTGATGTGGCTGGTCATAGGATTCCATTCTCTTCTTCGCCTATCAGGGAGTAAAGGCCAACTacctcctccccccaaataacTACGATTTGGTACAATGGGCAATTAACGTGACCTACTACGAAGGCACCTACTTGGGTTGactgtggatagaactagaatatGTTTTAAGTTCCAGAAAATAGCTGTTTGAAAGCCAGAGAATTCACATTCTGTTGCAGAATTAACTGTgtaagggagaggggaaaagatgaCGTAGAAAGGTGGGCAGAACATTGTTTCAAGTTGGAAAAAAGTGATATGGGAGAAAGAAGATGGAAGGGTCCCGGAGGAAACAATAACTGTTGCCTTTGTACTAGGAAGCTGGTCATTAAATCCAACCTTGAAAGAGCCATAACACAAgacaattacaagaaaaataattataatcaatAATGCAAATAAAGAGGAAACAAGGCAAGATTAAGTGACAAGCCCAAGGTCATACATatggtggagagcagagctgggatccaAGATGTCCAATCCAAAGGTCACCTTCTTAGCTACTACAAACACAGCCTCCAGTGTAATCACTGGTAGAAGGCAAGGATATCTATTGTTGCAAATCCCATCAATGATGCCATTTAACTTGTGTATGACGCCACCACATTATAGCGAGTTAGACCTAACACAAACTACAGTTCAGTGCTTGGATGTAGACTGATACAGAAACCTTCCTACTGGACGGCAGTTCTGAAGCAGACTGAACATTCCAAGGGCAGATGTGATTTTCAAACACCAGAGATAGCGGGTGGGTTACTCCaatgcttaacttctctgagctacATGGGCAACTTTCTGTTGCCACCACTATTCCCAGGCCTTTTTTGGAGTGACTCCTTTGGGCTTGTGATGCCCCTTCGTAGAAACAGTATTAGAAGTGACAATTGGAAGGACGATGTATGTCCTATAAAGTTTTCATGATCCAACCTTAAGTAGACTATCTGGAATACCAAATTCAATCCATATGGGGATTAAGATTATGGGAAACCTGTGTACAGTCtggaaggatttaaaaaaaaaagaataaaaatgatttacatGACAAGGTGGCAAAATCACGAGTGACCGATTTACTGCAAACTTGACGTAAATGTTATAAGACAGTCCATATAGTGGGACACATTGTCTTCGGAGATTTTCCCGTTTTCCCAGTGGCGGCCCCCTACTGCGAGGTGTCCCTGGCAATCCACACCACACCCTGAGTTGGAAGTCTGCACTTCCATTCCAGGTCCCAAGATGCACGCTGCTACGCCAATGTCGGGTAGACCTGAACATACTTACTCTTGCAACAGTGCTTGCGGGGGGGACACTGAGTTCATTAAAGGGGGTGACATTTCTTCAGGATAATAATCTGTCCTCTGTGGTTCAATCCCaggttctattttaatttttttctgtaatatagGCTTCTCATAGGATTCAATTACAggtactaaaaaataaaaatagaaaagtcacTCCATGTACAATTTACCAATTTCAGCTTTTAAAAGTTTAGTGCACAGCTTCTACCTACAACGCTGATGTGTGGAGTATCTGTTTGCCTTTAGCAAAATTATGGCGGAAACAAATCTGCGGGGTGTGTTTCCCCTGACAACCACTCTGGCAGCAAGTGGCATGCATAGGAAGCTGGACTTTGAGCACATCAGCCCCCAAATGGTTCTTCCTTAGGAATTTGCGTTATCACCTCTTAACCCCATAGTCTTCTGCCTCCAAACAGCCAGTAAACGAGGCGGCTTTTAGTAACCTTCAGTTATCACCATGATCAAAGgcatttattaaattaatgtcTTTTTTGGTTGGCATTCAATGAAGCAAAATATAAAGTTGGGATCTTTAGTATCTCAAAGTTGACAATTACGCAGTAAAAGTAACCATTTCATGGCATTCATTAAACAGCCTGATTCTTGGGAGCTCTTCCAGTATCAACacttgccccccctcccccaacaaaagGAAACGCCTCAGGCGGGCAGGCTCTAAGGGGAATGGCTCCTTGAAGAGTACAGGGGCGCTGTCGCTGCCTCCTCTGTGGCCCCCGCAGAGCCGGTGGGCGCAGACCCCAATGCTAGGCGGGAGCCGCGGAGCTGTCCCCAGTGGCGGTTACCTTGCATGCTGCTATTTGAGTTTTCCATCTCCTCCGACAAGGAGACCATGAGCGGCTGCTGGAGGTGGCTGGTGTACATGAAGGGGACCGGCTGCACCACGACGGGCTGGATGACGGGCAGGATCCCGGGGCTGCGGATGCCGTGCCGGGACAGGGCGGCGGCCATCACCGGGGGCATGGACAGCGGCACGCCGAAGGGCTGCACGCCCGGGGGAGGCGGCGAGTACTTCTTCATCGGTGGGCTGGAAGAAGGCATGCTCAGGCCAGGCGAGGCTCTCCGGTGCGAGGGCTGGAACTTCAGTGAGGAAGGAGAATTCCCCGCAGAGGGCGGCGAACTCCGCTTGTTCACGGTCAGGTCCACTGGCTCCATCTGCATCCCGTGAGACAGGGCCTCCGGGGTCTGGAAGAACTTATCAGGTAACGGCGTGGAGTAGATGACTCCGTACTTGTTGGGCTTCATTGACTCCATGTAATTAGATGGGTATGACTAttgggaaggagaaacagaaacgTACAAGCAGTGACACAGGTGCATTCGCCTGAAACATGAACTAAGACGAAAAGGTGCAAGAAGGTGCTCTCAGTTACATGGACCTCCAAAAGCGGTTTACATTTAGATACCGACCCTTGAAAACGTTAGGAGGGGGCTGGTCTAGTAAACTTTAAGGTTAACGGGATAACCGTGAAAAACCTCACATTTAATTCTAAGATGTTTCCCATGTCAAATGTTAAGGTTGAGGTTGACACCCGGCAAAATTCTGAAACAGGTTATAAACAGAAGACTCGTGGGCCTTTATCGGGAGAAGTTCCGTGTTGGGGTTCACCAACAACCAGCCAAGCCAATGAACCTTGTTGCTTTGCTGACGGGGCTTCTGGGTCGGCAGGAAATGCTCTCCATCCTTCACCTCAGCAGGGCATTTACAGTCTCACGACACACTTGTGTATAATATGGAGAAACAGCTGCACAGTAGTACCTTTGCGGGCAGGGGGCTTTAGCTGGTGACCAACCATGACTAGGGTGACCACAGTCCTGGTTTTCCTGGGATGGTCTGTGGTCTGGTTTTAGCAGTAATAGCCCTACATCCCAGGAGACACTACAGTCTCAGGCAATCAGGATGGTCAGTCATCCTCCCCACCTATATTTTGAAGGTCACCCACCACAGTGTAATCATATCCATGGCCCCAACGCATTCAATGGTCTTATTCCAACAGTTTGAATGAAGCTGAAGGTGACCTGATTTCCAAATTTGTGCGTGACACAGAACTATAAGAAACAGCTAATATGACACAAACAAGGTCCCGTGATGCTTGAAGTGACTTTGACTTGCACACAAACCAAGGTCCAGTGTCTGCACCTCTATACCTTGCTGCCACCTCATCAAAAGAGGATGATCAATGGTCTGTTTCCTCCAAAAAACTAAGGTCTGTCTTACAATTGAcctaatttatctttaaataccTTTCTCTCTTATGGATTCagaataatggaatattaccaaCTTTAAATACAAATCAATCTTAATCATTGCATACTATGGGTGTGGTCCTTGGCCAGGGAATTCACTagagttacttttaaaaaaaatgttttttaaagtttatctattgatattttgagagagagagagagagagagagagagggagagagagagcgcaccagctggggagggacacagagagagagaatcccaagcagtctccacaccatcagtgcagagcctgacacagggctcaatctcatgaaccatgagatcactgcctgagctgagatcaagagtcggacacttaagcgactgagccacccaggcacccctacaagaATTACTTCTATTCCTTaactaaacttgaaaaaaagtctttgttgTTGGatgctttataaaaaattaaactcaataTAAGCTATTTCCTTTACTCGTAGGTATTTTAGGGAAGCTGAAATTTTTAGTGATAACATGTCAAGTCCATCTGCAGAAAACTACTTGTATTTGAATATTGTATAGTGAAAGTGATCAGCCACATGCTATGCctctcttccagctctaaaagCCTATGCATTCCAGATTCTGAGGCAGTACCAGCTCATGACGCAACCAAGAAAACCCACGAATGGAGCTTAAATGCATGATAAATTTCTGGGCTACCCCAGTCCCCCAGTGGCCACTATTGTGAGTAATAAATAATTGTGGGTCAGcagtggtgttttttgttttttgttttttttaactgggaTTACTACCGAGATCACATCCTTTCCTTTCTGGGACTCCACAAGTGAAATCTCCACCTGGCTATGCATCAGAATCCCCAGAGCTGCTTCTAAAACTCCCTTCTCCTGGGCAGCATGGGACCTGgcagtatttatctttatctGCTTTTGAAGTCAGTTTCTCATCGTTAAGATTATGTGTTTTGTTCTTCTGTCCCTTCTTTATCCCTGCCAAAGCAATCTCTGTAATCTCGTAGAGCAGTGATTCTTGCAGTATGGTGCACGTCTCTCTGGGGGTACCGAAGATACTTCGagaatacacaaaaaatacacaGTGCTTTAAAATGGTTACGTGTTTATTTAAATgcgcaagaaaaaaaaacttttttttacagtAGTGATATAAACTTCCTTTTCAGAAAAAATTTATTACGTTAAAAAAGCAATTCTACAAAAAAGAGGGCaagaaaaattactaaatattAGAAGTGCAGGTGCCATGAGGATATGGCAAAACTTGTCAAGGTGACATTGAACACCCGTATCCTAGGAGGTCGTgaggttaaaattaaaattggatTCAATGAGATAAGGAGCTTAACACACACTGTGGTGCTCGAAGTCCCTTCTCTTTCTAGACAAGGAGTTGCACTATAATGGATTTGAACTTCCCAAtcagggcttctcaaactttactgtGCACGAAGTCACCAGacgatcttgttaaaatgcagattctgaattTCTGGGGAGTGGCCCTAGGTGCATAGACCCCTTTTGAACAGCACAGCTGTAAATGATAAAGAGATACAGAATAAAACCACTAATTTCTAGTATGAAAATTTGGTAAATCattcaaatacaatttaaaagggGAAAGAATTTTCACTGATAATACTGCTTAAAAACAAGGATGTGGAAGGATATACaatcaggaaatgcaaaatatGTAAGTGGTTGTCTTTAAAGACAGCTTTGAGTTAGGTATCAAGAATCAAAAGGGGAAAGGATCAAAAGGGTTCTTTAGAACCAGGCACACATAAGTCCACCAAAGGTGAGAGACCCAAACATGCAGccataataatattaaatacatttacatttaaatattaaaataaagaacattaagaGGCACAGATtcactaacagaaaaaaaaaaaaagaaaagaaaacaaattctagtATGTACAATAAGGGTTTGAAGACATAATTAAATACAGGGGGGAAACGACTTCTTCTGGTTCTCAAGGTTAACATGCCTTCTATAAATCTCAAAAGGGCAAAAGTTCTGGTGCTAGAAACAAAAATTTAGGAAGTGGAAAGCATTTTCCCAATTGTTTCTACTCACCAAAATGTAGCTGCTCCCATATTTTCAGCCCTATTCTTCAAAGACCTCCCTATGACCTAGATTTTAATGCCAAGTTATTGGCAgttaaatagaaagcaaaatgaGGACACACTTTTATTGCTGTCATTGCTGGGTTTTTTCTAACTGTGAGGTGAGTTTAAGGAAAGTAGGAATTTAGAACCTGGGAGATTTGCAGATTTAATAATATTCTCAGGTTTCtcaagccataaaaaaaaagagaaagccataCATAAAGCCCAGTTTTAGAAACATGATGCACATTTCTGCTGAGTATGCTCTCCAGTGAATGCCCCCCCACTCCGTCCCCCATTCCGATGTGATGGGCGGTGTTTGCAAGGCTATGGGGCCAAAAGGAGGAGGGTACACATTTGGATACACAACAGAGTACACAATTAACTATCTTCAGTCTGACTGCCTTGTAAAAGGGTTAAGAAATGTGGTTTCTCAAACCATCTCACTAGAAAATTCCTTAGCAATGTTCATCAGAACCTTCTATAGGACGTGTGTGCTTTAGTTATTTGGGTGGAGGACACAAGCTACTACAATCAGCCTGCAGCAGTCTGGTTCTCCACAGCCTAAGGACCCATCCAGGGCTTGCTGCGGGTGTGTGCTTTAACTGAGTACACCCTGGTAATAGTTGCTTCTGCTCTGTTCCAGACCTTTGCAGTCTTCTAACAAAGCAGTGCAAATAAGTGCTGCCCTAGCACCAAATCCAAATAGGAGGCAAGTGCTGATGAAGTAGAAAAGGCTCCTCTGGCCACTGATGGAAACCCAATGCCCCAGTGCAGACTGCTTACCCAAGGATGCCTGATATGCTGGAGCAGAGCAGCCTGCAGACCAGACTCTGGCAAGGGTCTCTAGGACCTTCTGGCCCTCACTAGGGGTGGCCGTGGGTTGTACTTTCTGAGTTGTAACTGACATTCACGTGTTCAAGCCGCACACCACATGTAATTCATTTGAGGATCACTTCCTCTCATTAGAATGAGAGATGAGGGTCTGGCACGGGTGCTCACCAAAcacttgatgaatgaatgaagtgaattAATGCACCCTCTGAGCAAGTTTTTACTACTGTCAAGACCAAGGAAAGTATCAGTTCTTTTGATTCtccaaaataatgattttaattgTGACGGGGATAAAGGCACAGGGTTTGGATGATTTTTCAAAGCTATCACTGTACTTAAGTGAGAATTTCAGTCATTTCTTGTTTTATGGGGAATGGTTTTGGTGAGTTTTCCATCCCAAGACAGTTTAAGTGGACTGTGCACGAAACATGGATGGAGTCTCTATTTCACTGctcattaatatgaaaaaaaagagtgaacatCCGTGACAGGGCAATGGCAAGTCAAAGGAATCTTCATACCAAGGGTGGGGTTCCCAGTGCAAGAAGGCGTGGTGCGTGTATAAACAGACACTCTGGAAACAGCAAATGTCATACCCTTCTATGCAAACAAAAGTAGAAAGCTCTCTTTCTACCAGGCTCAGAAAAGTCATGTGTTTCTGTTGGAACAGAACAGAGGCACTACTGATTTTAAGTACTTCTCAACCTGGAAGGAGTCTGTTAGAGGGACAAttttcattacaagaaaaaaacaaaaaacaaacaaacaaacaaaaacaaaacacttccttTCTTCAAAACTAATCTTCCTATAgggataaaatatgaaaatactttttaaaactttgtcttctttctcacttcctgaattaaattaattttcaaccTTCTTTGAAAGTGTACTCAAATGCTTTCAAGAAAGCAATTTCTTTTACATGTGCATTCTATATTCACATGCTACCTCGTATTCTATATGTGATCATCTccaattttacaaattaaaaagaaaagaggctcCAGGAGCTGCTGGTGGTTTGCCAACATTGCATCGATAGTAAGTAGCAGAATACAGCACAGGGTGGGTTTCTACTCTGTTCCCCATTCTTGCAAATTTTAATAGGGCAATCCAAAAACTTAGTGTTTGCCTCCAAGCACAAGGTTTATTAGCAGAGGATGGCATTGAAGGCTTCTATTTCACTAAGAGAGAAATGacacttctttactttctctaAACTGTAGCAAAATGCCAAATAGGTAATCAGCCTTCAGGTCAAaggtggaattaaaaaaaaaaaaaaaaaggaataaaggaataataaattAGGTTTAGCACACTCCACCTACAGAGGCAGGAGAGATAAAATTTGAAGATTCCCGAGTGgaaacaaaagctttttatttaactttgttaactaaaataataacaacatcCCACTCCCCAAATGTTTCCACTAACTGAGGTTTTGctgaagcaggaaaaagaaatttcattgtAAGGACTGACACTAACTTTTGGTGAAATGATCTAATTAAATTCTCTAAGTGCTAGCTGAAAGTTGAAAACTAGAGACCATTAATTGCAAATTTCCTTCTACATATTTtaacttcatatatttatataagttaCAGCATTATAAGTATAACTGTtacttcaaattcattttatttccttttttttcagtcAAGTGCATTTCCTT
Coding sequences within:
- the KLF3 gene encoding Krueppel-like factor 3, which produces MLMFDPVPVKQEAMDPVSVSYPSNYMESMKPNKYGVIYSTPLPDKFFQTPEALSHGMQMEPVDLTVNKRSSPPSAGNSPSSLKFQPSHRRASPGLSMPSSSPPMKKYSPPPPGVQPFGVPLSMPPVMAAALSRHGIRSPGILPVIQPVVVQPVPFMYTSHLQQPLMVSLSEEMENSNSSMQVPVIESYEKPILQKKIKIEPGIEPQRTDYYPEEMSPPLMNSVSPPQALLQENHPSVIVQPGKRPLPVESPDTQRKRRIHRCDYDGCNKVYTKSSHLKAHRRTHTGEKPYKCTWEGCTWKFARSDELTRHFRKHTGIKPFQCPDCDRSFSRSDHLALHRKRHMLV